The Castanea sativa cultivar Marrone di Chiusa Pesio chromosome 11, ASM4071231v1 genome contains a region encoding:
- the LOC142615831 gene encoding F-box/kelch-repeat protein At3g23880-like, whose product MQETGEHRSLPPFLRRRNTDVPIDIVHNILARLPVKPVMRFRCVCKSWDSSITTPNFISTHLNNNKIINNVNKDDDDHHGYLLHMPNVITRTMYSSSSSSNPVCTVVCDRTFNRISEYPIPSDLLINFAEIVGSFNGLLCLAEYGNGATYDEVIYLWNPSIRKFKRLPRTRLSQYDWDATGFAYHSERDDYKVVKIYSPSSNRIKRPEVEAEVYSLSSDSWTRVGISLRPNVVVSKVKDYSSASFVNGALHWLVCVSEGEVEFRNRKIILSFDVDDDKFGEIALPGRHGRKRLHSERFKENLAVFKGKLALITFGDREFFYLVDSIRPCQCVVWVMEEYGVCESWNKLFSVRLGKVDSFFGCTRFGELLVQKAFKFKYGASEVLRWNNCVIASLDPETLHEKYLGVQHLPNIATTFEESLVILDRADGQSG is encoded by the coding sequence ATGCAGGAAACGGGAGAACATCGTTCACTACCACCGTTTCTCCGACGGAGGAACACCGATGTCCCAATCGACATCGTACACAACATCCTCGCAAGGCTGCCGGTCAAACCAGTAATGAGATTCAGGTGCGTTTGCAAATCCTGGGACTCCTCAATCACCACCCCCAATTTCATCTCTACCCAccttaacaacaacaaaatcatcaacaacGTGAACAAAGATGACGATGATCATCATGGTTATCTCTTACACATGCCCAACGTTATTACAAGGACCATGTATTCGTCTTCTAGTTCTAGCAACCCAGTCTGTACTGTTGTTTGTGACCGAACTTTCAATAGGATTTCCGAGTACCCAATTCCCTCTGATCTTCTGATCAACTTCGCCGAAATAGTAGGTTCGTTTAATGGTCTATTGTGTCTCGCTGAGTATGGAAATGGTGCTACTTATGATGAAGTTATATACTTGTGGAACCCCAGTATTCGAAAATTCAAGAGGTTGCCTCGGACTCGGTTAAGCCAATATGATTGGGATGCTACTGGGTTTGCTTATCATTCGGAGAGAGATGACTACAAGGTTGTAAAGATTTATTCTCCCTCGTCGAACAGAATTAAAAGGCCTGAGGTTGAGGCTGAGGTTTATAGTTTAAGCTCGGATTCGTGGACGAGGGTTGGCATCTCATTGAGGCCCAATGTTGTGGTCTCCAAGGTCAAGGATTATTCGTCGGCCTCGTTTGTTAATGGGGCTTTGCATTGGTTGGTGTGTGTTAGTGAAGGTGAAGTGGAATTTCGaaataggaaaataattttgtcatttGATGTGGATGATGATAAATTTGGTGAGATTGCACTCCCTGGTAGGCATGGACGGAAACGGCTACATTCGGAGCGCTTCAAAGAAAATCTAGCGGTGTTTAAGGGGAAACTGGCCTTAATTACATTTGGAGATCGCGAATTTTTTTACTTAGTAGATAGTATCAGGCCTTGCCAATGTGTCGTTTGGGTGATGGAGGAATATGGTGTATGTGAATCttggaataaacttttttcTGTGCGGTTGGGAAAAGTTGATAGTTTCTTTGGTTGCACCAGGTTTGGTGAACTTCTAGTTCAAAAGGCTTTCAAGTTTAAGTATGGTGCTAGTGAAGTATTGAGGTGGAATAATTGTGTGATTGCTTCACTTGACCCTGAAACTTTACATGAGAAGTATCTTGGTGTTCAACATCTTCCAAATATAGCTACTACTTTTGAGGAAAGCCTTGTTATACTTGATCGAGCAGATGGGCAGTCTGGATAG
- the LOC142615835 gene encoding uncharacterized protein LOC142615835, with protein MTARLQRSIRLLLSECYDEEPQLVAEVYTLSSGSRRRVEISLRPEVEVSNCFTANSTATFVGGALHWLGEFLELNEDNDDETKILSFDVNNEKFGEIALPGKRKMNHKKVAVFKGKLAHIILGKPCSISVMGEYGVHESWNKILSLRMGDVVDCFSFTSRGGILVQREVKGLIDDCMIVSIDLETLHVVQHVPNIATTFMESLVLLDEGTELSA; from the coding sequence ATGACTGCAAGGTTGCAAAGATCTAttcgtcttcttctttctgAATGCTATGATGAAGAACCTCAGCTTGTGGCTGAAGTATACACATTAAGCTCCGGCTCGCGGAGAAGGGTTGAAATCTCATTGAGACCCGAGGTTGAGGTCAGTAATTGTTTCACGGCTAATTCAACTGCCACATTTGTTGGTGGGGCTTTGCATTGGTTAGGAGAATTTCTTGAACTTAATGAAGACAATGATGATGAAACAAAGATTTTGTCATTTGATGTAAACAATGAGAAATTCGGAGAGATAGCACTCCCTGGTAAACGTAAAATGAATCACAAAAAGGTAGCAGTGTTCAAGGGGAAGTTGGCCCACATTATATTAGGAAAGCCATGCTCCATTTCGGTGATGGGGGAGTATGGTGTACATGAATCATGGAATAAAATTTTGTCATTACGGATGGGAGATGTTGTAGACTGCTTTAGTTTCACTAGTCGTGGTGGAATTCTAGTGCAAAGAGAAGTCAAGGGTCTAATTGATGACTGCATGATTGTTTCAATCGATCTCGAAACTTTACATGTTGTTCAACATGTTCCAAATATAGCTACTACTTTCATGGAAAGCCTTGTGTTACTTGATGAAGGAACCGAGCTATCCGCATAA
- the LOC142616601 gene encoding F-box/kelch-repeat protein At3g06240-like, with amino-acid sequence MTQRKQPRPQPKSRQRNGCVHVPDDIVHSILLRLPVKPLLRFSIRKFKRLPDSSLSGKYDQVSNGFGYQSETNDYKVVKIYSYPTGDIMQNRIVAEVYTLSSDSWREVGISLRPKVAVSSIETYSSATFVSGALHWLGYFNTEFKDLQSEKRILSFDVNNEKFGEIALPNRDTNYNKGLASVGLFKGKLAFITIGYYNILVLDVPCFIWVMGEYGVNESWKKLFSLRLGHFENFFGFTRHGDLIIQKNVEVPFVNFKVVSVNSETLHERDLVTHHLPSSAITFVESLVLLD; translated from the exons ATGACGCAAAGGAAACAACCACGACCACAACCAAAATCAAGACAGAGGAATGGTTGTGTCCATGTCCCAGATGACATCGTACACAGCATCTTGCTAAGGCTACCTGTCAAACCACTTCTGAGATTCAG CATTAGAAAATTTAAGAGGTTACCTGATTCTTCTTTAAGCGGCAAATATGATCAAGTTTCTAATGGATTTGGTTATCAGTCGGAGACGAATGACTACAAGGTTGTAAAGATCTATTCTTATCCTACAGGCGACATAATGCAGAATAGGATTGTGGCTGAGGTTTACACATTAAGCTCTGACTCATGGAGAGAGGTTGGAATCTCTTTGAGACCCAAAGTCGCGGTCTCCAGTATTGAGACTTATTCATCTGCCACCTTTGTTAGTGGGGCTTTGCATTGGTTGGGATATTTTAATACTGAGTTCAAAGATTTACAATctgaaaaaagaattttgtcGTTTGATGTCAACAATGAGAAATTCGGAGAGATAGCACTACCTAATAGAGATACAAATTACAATAAAGGATTGGCAAGTGTTGGGCTGTTCAAGGGGAAGCTGGCCTTCATTACAATTGGATACTACAATATTTTGGTTTTGGATGTGCCATGCTTCATTTGGGTGATGGGGGAGTATGGTGTAAATGAATCATGGAAGAAACTTTTTTCGTTACGGTTGggacattttgaaaatttctttgGTTTCACTAGGCATGGTGAccttataattcaaaaaaatgtcGAGGTTCCATTTGTTAACTTCAAGGTTGTTTCAGTTAACTCTGAAACTTTACATGAGAGGGATCTTGTTACTCATCATCTTCCAAGTAGTGCTATTACTTTCGTGGAAAGCCTTGTGTTACTTGATTGA
- the LOC142616602 gene encoding F-box protein At3g07870-like, producing MSQTKPKPTNNHIPENVVFNIVAWLPVKSVIRFRCVCKSWDSFIISPYFISTHLNNNNSKYHGCFIKVPDSFGKKGKVCEVFCDRTYYIISEYPVPSGFDRFYVGSTSPGIVGSCNGLLCIPHYKAFCVDVIYLYNPVLRKFKRLPNSSFSQRYDWIWKAAGFGYQSKTNDYKVIRVYCLVGFTKFGKPKIKRQYAEVYTLSSNSWGRVEISLRPNVKLHGNKRISHAIFACGALHWLVDFIEYEDELQCETKILSFDVYNEKFRDIALPDGARRTKHIAVFRGKLAFITVNYYDRYITMWVMEEYGEVHESWNKLFSLVIETGFFYGCTRYAGLPDALQGNSSYVESLVLLDEGTELSE from the coding sequence ATGTCGCAAACGAAACCAAAACCAACGAATAATCACATCCCAGAAAACGTCGTATTCAACATCGTGGCATGGCTACCTGTCAAATCAGTCATAAGATTCAGATGTGTTTGTAAATCCTGGGACTCATTTATCATCAGCCCCTATTTTATCTCAACCCACCTTAATAACAATAACAGCAAATATCATGGTTGTTTCATAAAGGTTCCTGACAGTTTTGGTAAAAAGGGTAAGGTCTGCGAAGTTTTTTGCGACCGAACGTATTATATAATTTCTGAGTATCCAGTTCCCTCTGGTTTTGATCGTTTCTACGTTGGATCAACATCACCTGGAATAGTCGGTTCGTGCAATGGCCTATTGTGTATTCCTCACTATAAAGCATTTTGCGTTgatgttatatatttgtataacCCCGTTCTTAGAAAATTTAAGAGGTTGCCCAATTCTTCCTTTAGCCAACGATATGATTGGATTTGGAAGGCTGCCGGATTTGGTTATCAGTCCAAGACTAATGACTACAAGGTTATAAGGGTCTATTGTTTAGTTGGTTTTACAAAATTTGGCAAGCCGAAAATAAAGCGTCAGTATGCGGAGGTTTACACATTAAGCTCGAACTCATGGGGAAGGGTTGAAATCTCATTGAGGCCCAATGTCAAGTTACATGGTAACAAGCGTATTTCACATGCCATTTTTGCTTGTGGGGCTCTGCATTGGTTGGTAgattttattgaatatgaagACGAACTGCAATGTGAAACAAAGATTTTGTCATTTGATGTCTACAATGAGAAATTTAGAGACATAGCACTCCCTGATGGGGCTAGAAGAACTAAACATATTGCGGTGTTCAGGGGGAAGTTGGCTTTCATTACAGTAAACTATTACGACCGCTATATTACGATGTGGGTGATGGAGGAGTATGGTGAAGTACATGAATCATGGAATAAACTTTTTTCATTGGTGATAGAAACTGGTTTTTTCTATGGTTGCACCAGGTATGCTGGACTTCCTGATGCTTTACAGGGGAATTCTTCTTACGTGGAAAGCCTTGTGTTACTTGATGAAGGAACTGAGTTATCTGAATAG